One part of the Sorangiineae bacterium MSr11954 genome encodes these proteins:
- a CDS encoding U32 family peptidase — MFPEVLAPAGDRASLEAAVRAGADAVYFGLRGYNARARATNFDEEELAQTIQYLHDHGVKGYVTLNTLVFDDEVAGVERAIRTCAAAGVDAVIVQDLGVAKLARAIAPALAVHASTQMTCTDAASVELAKELGATRVILARELSLDDIAKIRAGTDVEVEVFVHGALCISYSGQCLTSEAIGGRSANRGACAQACRLPYELVVDDQRVDLGDRAYLLSPEDLEASSIVGDLARLGVSSLKIEGRLKGPEYVAATTQLYRAARDAALGASAGPTDEDRNDALQTFTRGSGVGFFRGVDHQRLVEGRSCDHRGLLVGHLERVERARGRAWLCIRAEAEIARGDGLLVEGGFASAGEFGGRVWDVIGAGGAEPNGAVVRVWLGPDAQVPPDLARGRVFKTSAPGVEKRIRARDAANKKTPLRMTISGSMGGPFVLEGAAGERRARVVGDGSIEAARSAPVDEATLRDKLGRLGDTPFELDTLEIALPPHVIVPLSSVNRARRALVAALTARQPVALTDARAEDLIRAAVPPDRAPPQGGLYVLCRTLEQAASALDAGAAGVYLDFLELTGTGEAVRALRARPGAFIGVAPPRIRKPGEEKIDRYLASLSPDAVLVRGLGALRELDRARSNVGDFSLNVTNRITAAEVLGRGLDAFTPSFDLDAAQLLVLARTGFGPWMETVLHHPMALFHMEHCVIAALLSEGRDYKTCGRPCEKHRVSLRDRAGMDHPVEADVGCRNTVFHARPQSAVQLLPELVRAGVRRFRIELVRETADDVRRLVTAYREAIDDPSSSSRIWKTLRTDSGYGVVKGSLRVLG, encoded by the coding sequence ATGTTCCCCGAAGTTCTCGCACCGGCTGGAGATCGCGCGTCACTCGAGGCTGCCGTTCGAGCAGGGGCCGACGCGGTGTACTTCGGGTTGCGTGGGTACAACGCGCGCGCGCGGGCGACGAATTTCGACGAGGAGGAGCTCGCGCAGACGATTCAGTATTTGCACGACCACGGGGTGAAGGGGTACGTGACCTTGAACACGCTCGTCTTCGACGACGAGGTGGCCGGGGTCGAGCGCGCGATTCGGACGTGCGCGGCGGCGGGGGTCGACGCGGTGATCGTGCAGGATCTCGGCGTGGCGAAGCTCGCGCGGGCGATCGCGCCGGCGCTCGCCGTGCATGCGTCGACGCAGATGACGTGTACGGACGCGGCGTCGGTCGAGCTGGCGAAGGAGCTCGGCGCGACCCGCGTCATCCTCGCGCGCGAGCTCTCGCTCGACGACATCGCGAAGATTCGCGCCGGCACGGACGTCGAGGTCGAGGTCTTCGTCCACGGAGCCTTGTGCATCTCGTATTCGGGGCAATGCCTCACCAGCGAGGCGATCGGCGGTCGAAGCGCCAATCGCGGCGCGTGCGCGCAAGCGTGCAGGCTCCCGTACGAGCTCGTGGTGGATGATCAGCGCGTCGATCTGGGCGACCGCGCGTATCTGCTGTCGCCGGAGGACCTGGAGGCGTCGAGCATCGTCGGGGATCTGGCGCGGCTCGGCGTGTCGTCGCTGAAGATCGAAGGGCGCCTGAAGGGACCCGAATACGTCGCCGCGACGACGCAGCTCTATCGCGCCGCGCGCGATGCGGCCCTCGGGGCGAGCGCCGGACCGACGGACGAGGATCGCAACGACGCCCTGCAAACGTTCACGCGCGGCTCGGGCGTCGGTTTCTTTCGCGGCGTCGATCACCAGCGCCTCGTCGAAGGCCGCTCGTGCGATCATCGCGGCCTCCTCGTCGGCCACCTCGAACGGGTCGAACGCGCGCGCGGCCGCGCGTGGCTGTGCATCCGCGCGGAGGCGGAGATCGCGCGCGGCGACGGTCTGCTCGTCGAGGGCGGCTTCGCGAGCGCCGGCGAGTTCGGCGGCCGCGTCTGGGACGTGATCGGCGCCGGTGGTGCCGAGCCGAACGGAGCCGTGGTGCGCGTGTGGCTCGGGCCCGATGCCCAGGTGCCTCCGGATCTCGCGCGCGGGCGGGTCTTCAAGACGAGCGCGCCCGGCGTCGAAAAGCGCATTCGGGCGCGGGATGCGGCGAACAAAAAGACGCCTCTTCGGATGACGATCTCGGGCTCGATGGGCGGGCCGTTCGTGCTCGAGGGAGCGGCAGGGGAGCGCCGCGCGCGTGTCGTGGGCGATGGATCGATCGAGGCGGCGCGCTCCGCCCCCGTCGATGAGGCGACGTTGCGCGACAAGCTCGGGCGCCTCGGTGATACGCCGTTCGAGCTCGACACCTTGGAGATCGCGTTGCCGCCGCACGTGATCGTCCCGCTGTCGTCGGTAAACCGCGCGCGCAGGGCGCTCGTCGCGGCGCTCACCGCGCGGCAGCCCGTCGCGCTCACGGACGCGCGCGCCGAGGACTTGATCCGCGCGGCCGTGCCGCCCGACCGCGCGCCGCCCCAGGGCGGGCTCTATGTGCTCTGTCGCACCTTGGAGCAAGCCGCGAGCGCATTGGATGCCGGCGCCGCGGGCGTCTATCTCGACTTTCTCGAGCTCACCGGGACGGGGGAAGCGGTGCGGGCGCTGCGGGCGCGTCCGGGAGCGTTCATCGGCGTAGCGCCGCCGCGGATTCGAAAGCCGGGCGAGGAGAAGATCGATCGCTATCTGGCGTCGCTGTCTCCCGACGCGGTCCTCGTCCGTGGGCTCGGCGCGTTGCGCGAGCTCGATCGGGCACGATCCAACGTCGGCGACTTCTCTCTCAATGTGACGAACCGCATCACGGCCGCGGAGGTGCTCGGTCGCGGGCTCGATGCGTTCACGCCCTCGTTCGATCTCGACGCCGCTCAGCTGCTCGTTCTCGCGCGCACCGGCTTCGGTCCATGGATGGAGACGGTGCTGCACCATCCCATGGCGCTCTTCCACATGGAGCATTGTGTGATCGCGGCGCTGCTCTCGGAGGGGCGCGACTACAAGACGTGCGGCCGACCTTGCGAGAAGCACCGCGTCTCGCTGCGCGATCGCGCCGGGATGGATCACCCGGTCGAAGCCGATGTCGGCTGCCGCAACACCGTCTTCCACGCGCGCCCGCAGAGCGCCGTCCAGCTCCTCCCGGAGCTCGTGCGAGCGGGCGTGCGCCGCTTCCGAATCGAGCTGGTACGCGAGACCGCGGACGACGTTCGCCGCCTCGTGACCGCGTACCGCGAAGCCATCGACGATCCATCGAGCTCGTCGCGCATCTGGAAGACGCTCCGCACGGACAGCGGTTACGGCGTCGTCAAAGGTTCACTGCGCGTCCTCGGATGA
- a CDS encoding cysteine hydrolase: protein MKPRRALLVIDVQNEYFTGNLPIEYPPTEISLPNITRAIDAARAADIPVIIIQHTAPAGAPIFDKGSPGWELHAEIAKRPYAALFEKTSASSFAGTGLGEWLTAHKIDTLTIVGYMTHNCDATTTFDAAGSGYSVEVLSDATGSLPYENRAGAASAEEIHRVFTVVMHSNFAAVLETSAWIESVETGRAPERGNLLVSNQTARNKRGAA, encoded by the coding sequence ATGAAACCTCGACGCGCCCTCCTCGTCATCGACGTCCAGAACGAATACTTCACGGGCAACCTGCCCATCGAATATCCGCCCACGGAGATATCGCTCCCCAACATCACCCGCGCCATCGACGCGGCCCGTGCGGCCGATATCCCCGTCATCATCATTCAGCACACGGCTCCGGCCGGAGCACCGATCTTCGACAAAGGCTCGCCGGGCTGGGAGCTTCACGCCGAAATCGCCAAGCGACCTTACGCCGCTTTGTTCGAAAAAACGTCCGCCAGCTCCTTCGCCGGCACGGGCCTCGGGGAGTGGCTGACCGCGCACAAGATCGATACGCTGACCATCGTTGGCTACATGACGCACAATTGCGACGCCACCACGACGTTCGATGCCGCAGGCTCGGGCTATTCCGTCGAGGTGCTGTCGGACGCCACCGGATCGCTGCCGTACGAGAATCGCGCGGGGGCGGCCAGCGCCGAGGAGATTCATCGCGTCTTCACCGTGGTGATGCATTCGAACTTCGCGGCGGTGCTCGAGACCAGCGCGTGGATCGAGAGCGTCGAGACCGGGCGCGCGCCGGAGCGGGGCAACTTGCTCGTGTCGAATCAAACGGCGCGCAACAAGCGGGGGGCGGCGTAG
- a CDS encoding helix-turn-helix domain-containing protein produces MSSSVKPSTASPSTVAVVAFDRISPFHLSVPCIVFEEEQPGLLAERYRLRVCSAEPGPLRVNAGFELRIERGLPTLSQADIVIVPSWRAIEERPPEALLQALRRAHRRGAIIVGLCLGAFVVAEAGLLDGRKATTHWHWAADFARRFPAVELQPDVLYVDEGDVLTSAGSAAGIDCCLHLIRKECGAEIANHVARRLVVSPHRQGGQSQYIEQPLPVVPHGHQLGALLDWARAHLDQPLDVDALASRVAMSRRTFTRHFRKVTGTSVTRWLLEQRLFLAQRLLETSDESIDAIAAAAGFGGAASLRQHFGAAYATSPSAWRRGFRGPR; encoded by the coding sequence ATGTCGTCCTCCGTGAAGCCGTCGACCGCCTCGCCCTCCACCGTGGCCGTCGTGGCCTTCGATCGCATCAGCCCATTTCACCTATCTGTGCCGTGCATCGTCTTCGAGGAGGAGCAACCCGGCTTGCTCGCGGAGCGGTACCGGTTGCGCGTGTGCTCGGCCGAGCCTGGGCCGCTTCGGGTGAACGCGGGGTTCGAGCTTCGGATCGAACGGGGGCTTCCCACCTTGAGCCAGGCCGACATCGTGATTGTTCCCTCGTGGCGCGCCATCGAGGAGCGGCCGCCCGAGGCGCTCCTCCAGGCGCTACGACGCGCGCATCGCAGGGGGGCGATCATCGTTGGGCTGTGCCTCGGTGCGTTCGTGGTGGCCGAGGCGGGGCTGCTCGATGGGCGCAAGGCGACGACGCATTGGCACTGGGCGGCGGATTTTGCGCGGAGGTTTCCGGCGGTGGAGCTGCAGCCCGATGTGCTCTATGTCGATGAAGGGGATGTGCTGACGTCGGCTGGAAGTGCGGCCGGCATCGATTGTTGCCTGCACTTGATTCGAAAAGAGTGCGGTGCGGAAATTGCCAATCATGTCGCGCGGCGGCTCGTGGTTTCGCCGCATCGTCAGGGTGGGCAATCGCAGTACATCGAGCAGCCGTTGCCCGTCGTGCCCCACGGTCATCAATTGGGCGCGCTGCTCGACTGGGCCCGCGCCCACTTGGATCAGCCGCTGGACGTCGATGCGCTCGCGTCGCGCGTGGCCATGAGCCGGCGCACATTTACCCGCCACTTTCGGAAGGTCACGGGGACCAGCGTCACCCGTTGGTTGCTCGAGCAACGTCTTTTTCTGGCGCAGCGGCTGCTCGAGACCAGCGACGAGTCCATCGACGCGATCGCCGCCGCCGCGGGGTTCGGCGGGGCGGCTTCTCTGCGGCAGCACTTCGGTGCGGCTTATGCGACCAGCCCTTCCGCGTGGCGCCGCGGGTTTCGCGGGCCTCGCTAG
- a CDS encoding amidohydrolase family protein, producing MTERLLLRGGTIVGVDAGAPDVPHADLLIENGSIAHIGHGVAVAPDTEVIDASSMLVLPGLIDTHRHTWQTALRHRGACWSLGEYFNALFLDVGPRIRPEDVYASTSFAALAALDSGITTLLDWSHVQNSPAHADAAIDALTEAGLRAVFGHGRPRTKPGPGIDPQTQPHPADLRRIRRERLSSDDALVTLAMAADGPDFSARDVAAADFTTARELGLRITTHVAAGDPSSDNRSIEWMHAAGLLGSDLTLVHAAAATDEALRLLADRGVTVSVSPQIELVMEGLGTPIVGRMLAAGITPSLSVDAETSASSDMFTQMRMAYAAYRALPAGGVSVPTVTARDVLGWATIEGARATGLNRRTGSLAVGKDADIVLVRATDSNLFPVSTPANAVVTAAHPGNVDTVLVKGRVRKRGGRLLADLDGARRRLAASQAFLLGEEGDARRSRAVGRAVRGTAGWRVGRMENGYNG from the coding sequence ATGACCGAAAGACTTCTCCTCCGCGGCGGCACGATCGTCGGCGTCGACGCGGGTGCACCCGACGTGCCCCACGCCGATCTCCTCATCGAAAATGGCTCGATCGCGCACATCGGGCACGGCGTCGCCGTCGCACCGGACACCGAGGTGATCGACGCATCGAGCATGCTGGTGCTCCCTGGGCTGATCGATACCCACCGCCACACCTGGCAAACGGCGCTCCGGCACCGCGGCGCCTGCTGGTCCTTGGGCGAATATTTCAACGCGCTCTTTCTCGACGTGGGGCCGCGCATCCGCCCCGAGGACGTGTACGCGAGCACGTCGTTCGCCGCCCTGGCCGCCCTCGACAGCGGCATCACCACCTTGCTCGATTGGTCGCACGTGCAAAACTCCCCGGCCCACGCCGACGCCGCCATCGATGCGCTCACCGAGGCCGGTCTGCGCGCCGTCTTTGGCCATGGGCGACCCCGCACCAAACCGGGGCCGGGGATCGATCCGCAGACGCAGCCCCACCCGGCGGATCTTCGCCGCATCCGCCGCGAGCGCCTGTCCAGTGACGATGCGCTCGTGACCTTGGCGATGGCCGCAGACGGCCCCGACTTCTCGGCGCGCGACGTCGCCGCGGCCGACTTCACCACGGCGCGCGAGCTCGGCCTGCGGATCACGACGCACGTGGCGGCGGGCGATCCCAGCTCCGACAACCGCAGCATCGAGTGGATGCACGCGGCGGGCTTGTTGGGTTCGGACCTGACGTTGGTTCACGCGGCGGCGGCTACGGACGAAGCGCTTCGCCTTCTGGCGGATCGCGGGGTGACCGTGTCCGTGTCGCCGCAGATCGAGCTGGTGATGGAGGGCCTGGGCACGCCCATCGTCGGGCGCATGCTGGCCGCGGGCATCACGCCGAGCTTGAGCGTCGACGCCGAAACGAGCGCCTCGTCCGATATGTTCACGCAAATGCGGATGGCGTATGCCGCCTATCGTGCGCTCCCGGCGGGCGGGGTGTCGGTCCCCACGGTGACGGCGCGCGACGTTCTCGGGTGGGCGACCATCGAGGGCGCGCGCGCCACCGGCTTGAATCGGCGCACCGGATCGCTCGCGGTGGGCAAGGACGCGGACATCGTGCTCGTGCGTGCGACCGATTCGAACCTCTTTCCGGTCAGCACACCGGCCAATGCCGTGGTCACCGCGGCGCACCCGGGTAATGTCGATACGGTGCTCGTAAAGGGTCGCGTTCGAAAACGCGGCGGCCGGTTGCTCGCGGATCTCGACGGCGCGCGCAGGCGGTTGGCCGCTTCGCAGGCGTTTTTGCTGGGTGAAGAGGGCGACGCGAGGCGCTCGCGAGCGGTAGGGCGTGCGGTACGCGGGACAGCTGGTTGGCGGGTAGGTCGGATGGAGAACGGGTACAACGGATGA
- a CDS encoding MarR family transcriptional regulator, whose product MKEERATVPDVVDEVMADWRAEIPEAAELPGELAKRVQRLASILNEATDRALAPLGLQKAEFGVLSTLRRVGPPYRLKPNELTRALFISSGGTSNVLRRLESAGFIERGDDPTDQRSSWVRLTREGVRMAEQAVQAWAAAQTSALAPVPERAAREAANRLREVLVALGDARPQNRAPSRTRRRPDTRKVG is encoded by the coding sequence ATGAAGGAAGAGCGCGCGACGGTCCCCGACGTCGTGGACGAGGTCATGGCCGATTGGCGAGCGGAGATCCCCGAGGCCGCCGAGCTCCCCGGCGAGCTCGCCAAGAGGGTGCAGCGGCTGGCGAGCATCTTGAACGAGGCCACCGATCGCGCGCTCGCCCCGTTGGGCCTCCAAAAGGCGGAGTTTGGCGTGCTTTCGACCTTGCGGCGCGTGGGGCCTCCGTACCGCCTCAAGCCCAATGAGCTCACGCGCGCGCTCTTCATCTCGTCCGGCGGCACCAGCAATGTGCTGCGCCGGCTGGAGAGCGCGGGCTTCATCGAGCGCGGCGACGATCCCACCGATCAGCGCAGCTCGTGGGTCCGCCTCACCCGCGAAGGCGTGCGCATGGCCGAGCAGGCCGTGCAAGCGTGGGCCGCCGCGCAGACCAGCGCGCTCGCCCCCGTCCCCGAACGCGCCGCGCGCGAGGCCGCCAACCGCCTTCGCGAGGTGCTCGTCGCCCTCGGCGATGCGCGTCCGCAAAACCGCGCCCCAAGCCGCACCCGACGCCGGCCCGATACGCGCAAGGTCGGTTGA
- a CDS encoding SRPBCC family protein, whose protein sequence is MSTTDRIEKRIVLRAPRSRVWRALTNAEEFSAWFEVSLEHQGTFRAGDAVQCRWSGHDPGCEGSTSPEGAQERGQLYTYMTIDRVEPERVFAYRWVPGDHQPGTDFSKEPTTRVEFHLDESPEGTLLRVVETGFDALAPERRARAHALNDNGWTHQMKNIARYLHERAKS, encoded by the coding sequence ATGAGCACGACGGATCGCATCGAGAAGAGAATCGTTCTACGCGCACCGCGGTCGCGCGTTTGGCGGGCGCTCACCAACGCCGAGGAGTTTTCGGCTTGGTTCGAGGTGAGCCTCGAACACCAAGGCACGTTCCGAGCGGGCGACGCCGTGCAGTGCCGATGGTCCGGCCATGATCCGGGGTGTGAAGGGTCGACGTCGCCCGAGGGCGCGCAGGAGCGCGGGCAGCTTTATACCTACATGACCATTGATCGGGTCGAGCCGGAGCGGGTGTTCGCGTATCGTTGGGTCCCTGGTGATCACCAACCCGGCACCGATTTTTCGAAGGAGCCAACGACCCGGGTGGAGTTTCATCTGGACGAATCGCCGGAGGGAACGCTCCTTCGCGTGGTCGAAACGGGGTTCGACGCCCTTGCACCGGAGCGCCGCGCTCGGGCGCATGCGTTGAACGACAATGGCTGGACACACCAAATGAAGAACATCGCGCGCTACCTCCATGAACGAGCAAAGAGCTGA